The Petrotoga mobilis SJ95 genomic sequence CTTTAAAAGAAGTTCGATTGCTAGAAAAAGAAGGTTTTTACGATATTGTCGTCTCTGTGAAATCTGTTGATGCTAAAGAAACTTTTGTTGCCAATCAATATCTTTCGAGGTTGATACCTTATCCTTTTCATATAGGAGTTACTGAAGCAGGTGTGTTTGAGGATGCAGTTATATTGTCATCAGCAGGTTTAGGTTCTTTGCTTATAAACGACATCGGAGATACAATCAGAATATCCATCAGCGGGGATCCGATCAGAGAAGTTGAATTGGCAAAAGATTTGCTAATAGCATTAGGCTTGAAAATAGGGGTAAGAGTAATAGCCTGTCCGACTTGTGCAAGGACGGAAATCGACGTTGAAGGATTAGCCTACGAAGTAAAAAAAATGTTAAAAGGTAAAGAGGTTAAAAAAAATATTACCGTAGCGGTCATGGGATGTGTTGTTAACGGTCCTGGTGAAGCTAAACACTCTGATATCGCCATAGTTGGAACCAAAAATTCATCAGCGGCTATTTTCCTTAAAGGGGAACTTTTCGGTACTTTTAAGAGAAGTGAGATAAGAGAGAAACTTTTTGAGATTATAGAAGAAATTCAGAATTCTTAATTAAAGAAGGGAATACTATGGAGATAGATCCCATTACCGGAAAAAAAATGGATAAAGAGATGAAAAAAAAGAAGATAAAAAAATCTAACGATCAAGATGTTACTGTTTCTGAGGTGAAAGAAAAAGAAGGATTTTTTGATGTATTAGTTGACACAAATATAAAAATTTCTGAAAGTGAGTTAAGGAGTTTGATTGACAATATTCTTAAACTGGGAAACAACTTTGTAAAATCTCCCACCCAATCTAATTTACGAGGATATAGGAATGCTATCAAAGATTTCCTTAAAAGATTGGAGAAACATTGGTATGTGATAAAAAACGATCTTGATTTTAAAAATTCAACACCGCAACTACATATGGTAGCCGAAGTAGTTGATGGCAAACTCATGGAATTGACTGATATGATTTTAAAAAGAGAGAAAAATACTTTAGTGTACGCGTCCAAAATTGATGAAATAAACGGATTGATTTTAGATTTGTACAAATAAAAGTTGTATAGAAGGTGTTTTTTTTGAGTGATTCATTTTTTTATGATAC encodes the following:
- the ispG gene encoding flavodoxin-dependent (E)-4-hydroxy-3-methylbut-2-enyl-diphosphate synthase, with product MFSEKVVDVGGVKIGGKYPIVIQSMTNTDTANIEQTLFQVERLKNSGAQIVRVSVRSKDDIQPFGEIVKKSQVPLVADIHFDYRLAIESIKAGASKVRINPGNIGSDVKIREIVKVAKEYNVPIRVGSNSGSIAKEFSDLPRHKALAESALKEVRLLEKEGFYDIVVSVKSVDAKETFVANQYLSRLIPYPFHIGVTEAGVFEDAVILSSAGLGSLLINDIGDTIRISISGDPIREVELAKDLLIALGLKIGVRVIACPTCARTEIDVEGLAYEVKKMLKGKEVKKNITVAVMGCVVNGPGEAKHSDIAIVGTKNSSAAIFLKGELFGTFKRSEIREKLFEIIEEIQNS
- a CDS encoding YaaR family protein, translated to MEIDPITGKKMDKEMKKKKIKKSNDQDVTVSEVKEKEGFFDVLVDTNIKISESELRSLIDNILKLGNNFVKSPTQSNLRGYRNAIKDFLKRLEKHWYVIKNDLDFKNSTPQLHMVAEVVDGKLMELTDMILKREKNTLVYASKIDEINGLILDLYK